The Amylolactobacillus amylophilus DSM 20533 = JCM 1125 genome contains a region encoding:
- a CDS encoding DUF3021 family protein translates to MKYIIDAIIRGIIPFVIMSGISLIMVYQKLNSFQIKSTFLVGIIITLVSAASVIYEIDNLTLTQQSIIHFFVMLITVFPCLIISGWFPLSNIFDFLKLLAIFLVVGVVLWIISFFIFGKLLNK, encoded by the coding sequence ATGAAATATATTATAGATGCAATCATAAGGGGAATTATTCCCTTTGTAATTATGAGCGGAATATCTTTAATAATGGTTTATCAGAAGTTGAACTCATTTCAAATAAAAAGTACTTTCCTAGTAGGAATAATTATTACATTAGTTTCAGCTGCTAGCGTGATTTATGAGATTGATAATTTAACTTTAACACAGCAATCTATTATTCACTTTTTTGTAATGCTGATAACAGTTTTTCCTTGTTTGATAATTAGTGGGTGGTTTCCATTGTCAAATATCTTTGATTTCTTAAAGTTATTGGCGATCTTCTTGGTAGTTGGCGTTGTTTTATGGATAATTTCATTTTTTATTTTTGGAAAGCTACTAAATAAGTAA
- the amaP gene encoding alkaline shock response membrane anchor protein AmaP, protein MRFIFKALIVVVIILAFPLSIVLVFKNWSTAIGTSTPMSLKLGWLEQYEPIYLFWSGVILAVLLIIFLLITLFWPRSQSLYLHQKSDGQVTISKKAIEHFALSALQHEPFIGNPKVSSKLSRKGITLKISGDLLNSVNAKQQTANFLNQLKKDLRICLGISEQKKIKIRLVDFNELDANVHKSRVV, encoded by the coding sequence TTGCGATTTATATTTAAGGCATTAATAGTAGTTGTTATTATCCTTGCATTTCCTTTATCCATAGTTCTTGTCTTTAAAAATTGGTCAACGGCCATTGGTACTAGTACACCCATGTCATTAAAGCTTGGTTGGTTGGAGCAGTACGAACCGATATACCTCTTTTGGAGTGGAGTAATTCTGGCGGTACTGTTAATTATTTTTTTGCTTATCACACTTTTTTGGCCACGGTCACAATCATTATATCTTCATCAGAAGTCTGATGGTCAAGTGACCATCAGTAAGAAAGCTATTGAACATTTTGCGCTTTCAGCACTTCAACATGAACCCTTTATTGGCAACCCCAAGGTATCATCTAAGTTATCACGAAAAGGGATCACACTTAAAATATCGGGTGATCTACTAAATTCAGTCAATGCCAAGCAACAGACTGCAAATTTTCTTAATCAATTAAAAAAAGATTTGCGTATTTGTCTTGGAATTTCTGAACAGAAAAAAATTAAAATCAGACTCGTTGATTTTAATGAGTTGGACGCTAATGTGCATAAATCTCGAGTTGTCTAG
- a CDS encoding recombinase family protein: MTKIGYARVSSKEQNLDRQLQALQGVSKVFSDKASGQSVERPQLQAMLNYIREGDIVIVTELDRLGRNNKELTELMNQIQIKGATLEVLNLPSMTGIEDENLRRLINNLVIELYKYQAESERKRIKERQAQGIEIAKSKGKFKGRQHKFKENDPRLKHAFDLFLNGLSDKEVEEQTGINRRTFRRYRSRYNVTVDQRKNNEKRDS; encoded by the coding sequence ATGACTAAAATAGGGTATGCACGAGTAAGTAGCAAAGAACAGAACTTAGATCGGCAATTACAAGCGTTACAGGGCGTTTCTAAGGTCTTTTCAGACAAAGCAAGCGGTCAATCGGTCGAACGCCCACAATTACAAGCTATGCTTAACTATATTCGTGAAGGGGATATTGTTATTGTTACTGAATTAGATCGATTAGGACGAAATAATAAAGAATTAACAGAATTGATGAATCAAATTCAAATTAAGGGGGCAACCCTGGAAGTATTGAACCTTCCTTCCATGACAGGGATTGAAGATGAAAATTTAAGGCGTTTGATTAATAATTTAGTGATTGAATTATATAAGTATCAAGCTGAATCTGAACGTAAACGTATTAAAGAACGACAAGCCCAAGGAATTGAAATAGCTAAGTCAAAAGGAAAATTCAAGGGTCGTCAGCATAAATTTAAAGAAAATGATCCACGTTTAAAACATGCTTTTGATTTATTTTTGAATGGTTTATCCGATAAAGAAGTTGAAGAACAAACTGGAATTAATCGCCGAACGTTTAGAAGGTATCGATCAAGATATAACGTGACAGTAGATCAAAGAAAAAACAATGAAAAGAGGGATAGTTAA
- a CDS encoding IS6-like element IS1216 family transposase: MNHFKGKQFQQDVIIVAVGYYLRYNLSYREVQEILYDRDINVSHTTIYRWVQEYGKLLYQIWKKKNKKSFYSWKMDETYIKIKGKWHYLYRAIDADGLTLDIWLRKKRDTQAAYAFLKRLVKQFDEPKVVVTDKAPSITSAFKKLKEYGFYQGTEHRTIKYLNNLIEQDHRPVKRRNKFYRSLRTASTTIKGMEAIRGLYKKTRKEGTLFGFSVCTEIKVLLGIPA, encoded by the coding sequence ATGAATCATTTTAAAGGAAAGCAATTTCAGCAGGATGTGATTATTGTAGCCGTGGGCTACTATCTTCGTTATAACCTTAGCTATCGTGAAGTTCAAGAAATCTTATATGATCGTGACATTAACGTTTCTCATACGACGATTTATCGTTGGGTGCAAGAATATGGCAAACTACTCTATCAAATTTGGAAAAAGAAAAATAAAAAATCCTTTTATTCATGGAAAATGGATGAAACGTACATCAAAATTAAAGGAAAATGGCATTATTTGTATCGAGCCATCGATGCAGATGGTTTAACCTTGGATATTTGGTTACGTAAAAAACGGGACACACAAGCAGCCTATGCTTTTCTTAAGCGGTTAGTGAAGCAGTTTGATGAACCGAAGGTTGTAGTCACAGATAAAGCCCCCTCTATTACAAGTGCCTTTAAGAAACTAAAAGAATACGGCTTTTATCAAGGGACAGAACATCGTACCATTAAATACCTGAATAATTTGATTGAACAAGACCATCGTCCAGTAAAGAGACGCAATAAATTCTATCGAAGTTTACGCACTGCCTCTACCACGATTAAAGGCATGGAAGCCATTCGAGGATTATATAAGAAAACCCGAAAAGAAGGCACTCTCTTCGGGTTTTCGGTCTGTACTGAAATCAAGGTATTATTGGGAATCCCAGCTTAA
- a CDS encoding tyrosine-type recombinase/integrase has protein sequence MAIVTWKTFTNTALKYPMLKKTSVPKIFSLDEQERLLNQFNLRYITPQRNQTMIQLLLNTGLRLAELTNLKWNDIDLMTGQLKVVEGKGLKDRILWLNEETLSMLGKWKQRQFKEWGRSDLVFTTRTLHSLDGKAVRSMIKTYSDKAGIKKHITTHSLRHTFASDLLRETKNLRIVQKALGHADISSTQIYTHIVDEELEEALKAFRGR, from the coding sequence ATGGCTATCGTTACTTGGAAGACCTTTACCAACACGGCATTGAAGTATCCGATGTTGAAAAAGACTTCAGTACCCAAGATATTTTCATTAGATGAACAAGAAAGGTTACTAAATCAGTTTAATTTAAGATACATTACACCTCAAAGAAATCAAACAATGATTCAGCTTCTTTTAAATACAGGGTTAAGATTGGCAGAACTAACAAACCTTAAATGGAATGATATAGATCTAATGACGGGACAATTAAAAGTAGTTGAAGGAAAAGGATTGAAAGATCGAATCCTCTGGCTAAATGAAGAAACCCTTAGTATGTTAGGGAAATGGAAACAAAGGCAGTTTAAAGAGTGGGGTAGGAGCGATTTAGTCTTTACTACAAGGACTTTACATTCACTTGATGGAAAAGCTGTTAGAAGCATGATTAAGACCTATTCAGACAAGGCAGGAATAAAGAAGCACATTACGACCCATAGTTTGCGACATACCTTTGCAAGCGATCTATTAAGGGAAACAAAGAACCTTAGAATCGTCCAGAAGGCTCTAGGACATGCTGATATATCTTCTACACAGATTTACACCCATATCGTTGATGAGGAGCTAGAAGAAGCATTAAAAGCTTTTAGAGGCAGATAA